A genomic stretch from Coffea arabica cultivar ET-39 chromosome 10c, Coffea Arabica ET-39 HiFi, whole genome shotgun sequence includes:
- the LOC113714963 gene encoding UDP-galactose transporter 1 isoform X1 encodes MEGTGSLYDWTVIRSILAIIQWWGFNVTVIIMNKWIFQKLEFKFPLTVSCVHFICSAIGAYLVIKVLKLKPLIVVDPEDRWRRIFPMSFIFCINIVLGNISLRYIPVSFMQTIKSFTPATTVFLQWLVWRKYFDWRIWASLVPIVGGILLTSITELSFNVFGFFAALLGCLATSTKTILTESLLHGYKFDSINTVYYMAPLATMILAAPALVLEGSGVVEWFRTHTELVSPLIIIFGSGVLAFCLNFSIFYVIHSTTAVTFNVAGNLKVAVAITFSWLIFRNPISLMNAVGCTVTLVGCTFYGYVRHKLSQQTPGTPRTPRTPRNKVELLPLVNDKLDDKV; translated from the exons ATGGAGGGGACTGGGAGTTTATATGATTGGACTGTAATTCGAtccattttggctataattcaATGGTGGGGTTTCAATGTCACTGTTATTATCATGAATAAATGGATCTTTCAG AAACTGGAGTTTAAGTTCCCCTTGACGGTGTCATGTGTACACTTTATCTGCTCAGCTATTGGTGCATACCTGGTAATCAAGGTGCTAAAACTCAAGCCTCTTATTGTGGTGGACCCTGAAGATCGATGGAGAAGGATCTTTCCAATGTCCTTTATCTTTTGCATAAACATTGTGCTGGGAAACATTAGTTTGCGTTACATACCGGTTTCTTTTATGCAAACCATAAAGTCCTTTACTCCGGCAACAACAG TTTTTCTGCAGTGGCTAGTTTGGAGAAAATACTTTGACTGGAGAATATGGGCATCATTAGTTCCCATTGTTGGAGGAATTCTTCTTACTTCTATCACTGAGCTAAGTTTCAATGTCTTCGGCTTCTTCGCTGCCTTGTTAGGCTGTCTTGCTACCTCTACAAAAACTATCCTCACAGAATCTCTGCTTCATGGTTACAAATTTGACAG CATAAACACAGTATATTACATGGCACCTCTTGCAACAATGATCTTGGCTGCACCAGCTCTAGTGCTTGAAGGATCCGGAGTGGTGGAATGGTTCCGCACACATACTGAGCTTGTCTCACCACTAATTATTATCTTTGGCTCTGGAGTGTTAGCGTTCTGCCTCAACTTCTCCATCTTTTATGTCATTCACTCTACAACTGCGGTCACGTTTAATGTGGCTGGAAATCTTAAG GTTGCAGTTGCTATTACATTTTCGTGGCTCATCTTTCGGAACCCAATTTCACTTATGAATGCCGTTGGATGCACGGTGACGTTAGTAGGATGTACATTCTATGGGTATGTGAGACACAAGCTATCGCAACAGACCCCAGGAACACCTCGTACACCTCGGACTCCAAGGAACAAAGTCGAGTTGCTTCCTCTCGTTAATGACAAACTGGATGACAAAGTTTGA
- the LOC113714963 gene encoding UDP-galactose transporter 1 isoform X2: protein MEGTGSLYDWTVIRSILAIIQWWGFNVTVIIMNKWIFQKLEFKFPLTVSCVHFICSAIGAYLVIKVLKLKPLIVVDPEDRWRRIFPMSFIFCINIVLGNISLRYIPVSFMQTIKSFTPATTVFLQWLVWRKYFDWRIWASLVPIVGGILLTSITELSFNVFGFFAALLGCLATSTKTILTESLLHGYKFDSINTVYYMAPLATMILAAPALVLEGSGVVEWFRTHTELVSPLIIIFGSGVLAFCLNFSIFYVIHSTTAVTFNVAGNLKLLLHFRGSSFGTQFHL, encoded by the exons ATGGAGGGGACTGGGAGTTTATATGATTGGACTGTAATTCGAtccattttggctataattcaATGGTGGGGTTTCAATGTCACTGTTATTATCATGAATAAATGGATCTTTCAG AAACTGGAGTTTAAGTTCCCCTTGACGGTGTCATGTGTACACTTTATCTGCTCAGCTATTGGTGCATACCTGGTAATCAAGGTGCTAAAACTCAAGCCTCTTATTGTGGTGGACCCTGAAGATCGATGGAGAAGGATCTTTCCAATGTCCTTTATCTTTTGCATAAACATTGTGCTGGGAAACATTAGTTTGCGTTACATACCGGTTTCTTTTATGCAAACCATAAAGTCCTTTACTCCGGCAACAACAG TTTTTCTGCAGTGGCTAGTTTGGAGAAAATACTTTGACTGGAGAATATGGGCATCATTAGTTCCCATTGTTGGAGGAATTCTTCTTACTTCTATCACTGAGCTAAGTTTCAATGTCTTCGGCTTCTTCGCTGCCTTGTTAGGCTGTCTTGCTACCTCTACAAAAACTATCCTCACAGAATCTCTGCTTCATGGTTACAAATTTGACAG CATAAACACAGTATATTACATGGCACCTCTTGCAACAATGATCTTGGCTGCACCAGCTCTAGTGCTTGAAGGATCCGGAGTGGTGGAATGGTTCCGCACACATACTGAGCTTGTCTCACCACTAATTATTATCTTTGGCTCTGGAGTGTTAGCGTTCTGCCTCAACTTCTCCATCTTTTATGTCATTCACTCTACAACTGCGGTCACGTTTAATGTGGCTGGAAATCTTAAG TTGCTATTACATTTTCGTGGCTCATCTTTCGGAACCCAATTTCACTTATGA
- the LOC113713608 gene encoding peptide deformylase 1B, chloroplastic isoform X2: protein MAGATWLYSSPFSKALLSKLPGTATIAPSIFRRLHRFTPTNPFNYSSTSPHKPPGMAAGVRAQARRSFSSSSKVKEDEFASVADLQFEAPLKIVEYPDPILRAKNKRISTFDHNLKKLVDEMFDIMYRTDGIGLSAPQVGINVHLMVFNPVGERGEGEEIVLVNPKVSRYSRKIVPYNEGCLSFPGIYADVERPDSVTIDAQDISGKRFAFNLTGLPARVFQHEYDHLQGILFFDRMTDEVLESISADLQALEKKYEGRTGLQSPERIDARRRRKTAIGFGKSR from the exons ATGGCTGGAGCGACCTGGCTCTACTCTTCCCCATTTTCTAAAGCTCTACTGTCGAAGCTTCCCGGCACCGCCACCATTGCTCCCTCCATTTTCCGCCGTCTCCACCGCTTCACTCCGACAAATCCCTTCAACTATTCTTCGACATCCCCTCATAAACCTCCCGGAATGGCAGCAGGTGTTCGTGCTCAGGCCAGACGAagcttctcttcttcttccaaAGTAAAAGAGGACGAATTTGCCTCTG TGGCGGATTTGCAGTTTGAGGCACCCCTTAAAATTGTGGAATATCCAGACCCGATATTGAgagcaaaaaataaaaggatcaGTACGTTTGACCATAACTTGAAGAAGTTAGTAGATGAGATGTTCGACATAATGTATAG GACTGATGGGATTGGGCTTTCAGCACCCCAGGTGGGAATTAATGTTCACCTTATGGTGTTTAATCCGGTTGGTGAACGTGGGGAAGGAGAGGAGATTGTTCTTGTGAATCCGAAAGTTAGTAGATATTCGAGGAAAATTGTTCCTTATAATGAGGGCTGTTTGTCCTTTCCGGGGATTTATGCTGATGTTGAG AGACCGGACTCTGTGACAATCGATGCACAGGACATTAGTGGCAAAAGATTTGCATTTAACTTGACGGGACTTCCTGCAAGGGTGTTTCAGCATGAATATGATCATCTTCAG GGAATACTTTTCTTTGATAGAATGACAGACGAAGTTCTTGAAAGTATCAGTGCAGATTTACAG GCCTTGGAAAAGAAATATGAGGGGAGAACTGGATTGCAAAGCCCTGAAAGAATAGATGCTCGAAGAAGAAGGAAGACTGCTATTGGGTTTGGAAAATCACGATAG
- the LOC113713608 gene encoding peptide deformylase 1B, chloroplastic isoform X1 — MAGATWLYSSPFSKALLSKLPGTATIAPSIFRRLHRFTPTNPFNYSSTSPHKPPGMAAGVRAQARRSFSSSSKVKEDEFASAVADLQFEAPLKIVEYPDPILRAKNKRISTFDHNLKKLVDEMFDIMYRTDGIGLSAPQVGINVHLMVFNPVGERGEGEEIVLVNPKVSRYSRKIVPYNEGCLSFPGIYADVERPDSVTIDAQDISGKRFAFNLTGLPARVFQHEYDHLQGILFFDRMTDEVLESISADLQALEKKYEGRTGLQSPERIDARRRRKTAIGFGKSR; from the exons ATGGCTGGAGCGACCTGGCTCTACTCTTCCCCATTTTCTAAAGCTCTACTGTCGAAGCTTCCCGGCACCGCCACCATTGCTCCCTCCATTTTCCGCCGTCTCCACCGCTTCACTCCGACAAATCCCTTCAACTATTCTTCGACATCCCCTCATAAACCTCCCGGAATGGCAGCAGGTGTTCGTGCTCAGGCCAGACGAagcttctcttcttcttccaaAGTAAAAGAGGACGAATTTGCCTCTG CAGTGGCGGATTTGCAGTTTGAGGCACCCCTTAAAATTGTGGAATATCCAGACCCGATATTGAgagcaaaaaataaaaggatcaGTACGTTTGACCATAACTTGAAGAAGTTAGTAGATGAGATGTTCGACATAATGTATAG GACTGATGGGATTGGGCTTTCAGCACCCCAGGTGGGAATTAATGTTCACCTTATGGTGTTTAATCCGGTTGGTGAACGTGGGGAAGGAGAGGAGATTGTTCTTGTGAATCCGAAAGTTAGTAGATATTCGAGGAAAATTGTTCCTTATAATGAGGGCTGTTTGTCCTTTCCGGGGATTTATGCTGATGTTGAG AGACCGGACTCTGTGACAATCGATGCACAGGACATTAGTGGCAAAAGATTTGCATTTAACTTGACGGGACTTCCTGCAAGGGTGTTTCAGCATGAATATGATCATCTTCAG GGAATACTTTTCTTTGATAGAATGACAGACGAAGTTCTTGAAAGTATCAGTGCAGATTTACAG GCCTTGGAAAAGAAATATGAGGGGAGAACTGGATTGCAAAGCCCTGAAAGAATAGATGCTCGAAGAAGAAGGAAGACTGCTATTGGGTTTGGAAAATCACGATAG